From a single Couchioplanes caeruleus genomic region:
- a CDS encoding citryl-CoA lyase encodes MADAGLNFPTSIGTSDETQIRLLGQDLAADLMGKVGFGELAYWLVAGRRPTPGETRVFEAVLVALADHGFTPTAIAARLTYLSAPESLQGALAAGLLGGGSRFLGVTEDCGRFLAGTLAEAGPEPDYDAVALEAVRKARAAKKFVPGLGHPVHKQQDPRTPVLMAIADEEGLKGPHLRLFEAIGRVHPQVLNRTLPLNGAGVCGAALADLGLPVDLLRGFALLARAAGLLGHLAEERRRPLGMDIYLTVDRNAVYED; translated from the coding sequence GTGGCTGATGCAGGACTGAACTTCCCGACCTCGATCGGTACGTCCGACGAGACGCAGATCCGGCTGCTGGGCCAGGACCTCGCGGCCGACCTCATGGGCAAGGTCGGGTTCGGCGAGCTGGCGTACTGGCTGGTCGCCGGCCGGCGCCCCACGCCCGGCGAGACTCGGGTGTTCGAGGCGGTGCTCGTCGCGCTCGCCGACCACGGCTTCACCCCGACGGCGATCGCGGCGCGGCTGACGTACCTGAGCGCCCCGGAGTCCCTGCAGGGCGCGCTCGCCGCGGGCCTGCTCGGCGGCGGCAGCCGGTTCCTCGGTGTGACCGAGGACTGTGGACGGTTCCTGGCCGGCACGCTCGCGGAGGCCGGGCCCGAGCCGGACTACGACGCCGTCGCGCTGGAGGCGGTACGCAAGGCCCGCGCGGCGAAGAAGTTCGTCCCGGGACTCGGTCACCCCGTTCACAAGCAGCAGGATCCGCGCACGCCGGTGCTCATGGCGATCGCCGACGAAGAGGGGCTCAAGGGCCCGCACCTGCGGTTGTTCGAGGCGATCGGGCGCGTACACCCGCAGGTCCTGAACCGGACCCTGCCGTTGAACGGCGCCGGGGTGTGCGGGGCGGCCCTGGCCGACCTCGGCCTGCCGGTCGACCTGCTGCGGGGCTTCGCGCTGCTGGCCCGGGCCGCCGGCCTGCTCGGCCACCTGGCCGAGGAGCGGCGCCGGCCGCTCGGCATGGACATCTACCTGACGGTCGACCGCAACGCGGTCTACGAGGACTGA
- a CDS encoding bifunctional glycosyltransferase family 2/GtrA family protein yields the protein MSLSTTSPSYSAGQDRVVAPVLDVVVPVYNEEIDLEPCVRRLHAYLAAEFPYRFRITIADNASTDSTADVARRLTGTLPGVASVRLAEKGRGRALKHVWTQSDAAVLAYMDVDLSTDLGALLPLVAPLISGHSDLAIGSRLARGSRVVRGAKREFISRGYNLLLRGTLSARFSDAQCGFKAIRAEVAARLLPMVEDTGWFFDTEMLVLAERAGLRIHEVPVDWVDDPDSRVDIVATAMADLRGIARLTRALGTGRLPLAALREQLGRNPLPVAGVPAGLTGQLLRFAAVGVASTLAYLVLFALLRTGMGPQGANLVALLATAIANTAANRRLTFRVRGTGGAWRHQAQGLVVFAVGLGLTSGSLAVLHAVTSPPTTVELGVLIAANLVATGVRFLLMRIWVFRAARTAAPAQS from the coding sequence ATGAGCCTTTCCACCACGTCGCCCTCGTACTCCGCCGGGCAGGACCGGGTTGTCGCGCCGGTCCTCGACGTCGTCGTCCCGGTGTACAACGAGGAGATCGACCTCGAGCCCTGCGTCCGCCGGCTGCACGCGTACCTGGCGGCGGAGTTCCCGTACCGGTTCCGGATCACGATCGCCGACAACGCGAGCACCGACTCGACCGCGGACGTGGCCCGCCGGCTCACCGGGACGCTTCCCGGCGTGGCCTCGGTACGCCTCGCCGAGAAGGGCCGTGGCCGGGCCCTCAAGCACGTGTGGACGCAGTCGGACGCGGCGGTGCTGGCGTACATGGACGTCGACCTGTCGACCGACCTCGGCGCGTTGCTGCCGCTGGTCGCACCGCTCATCTCCGGCCACTCCGATCTGGCGATCGGTTCCCGCCTCGCCCGTGGCTCCCGAGTCGTCCGGGGCGCCAAACGCGAGTTCATCTCGCGCGGCTACAACTTGCTGCTGCGCGGCACCCTCTCGGCTCGCTTCTCCGACGCCCAGTGCGGCTTCAAGGCGATCCGCGCCGAGGTGGCCGCCCGGCTGCTGCCGATGGTCGAGGACACCGGCTGGTTCTTCGACACCGAGATGCTGGTCCTCGCCGAGCGGGCCGGCCTGCGCATCCACGAGGTGCCGGTGGACTGGGTGGACGACCCGGACAGCCGCGTCGACATCGTGGCCACGGCGATGGCGGACCTGCGCGGCATCGCCCGCCTCACCCGGGCGCTGGGCACCGGCCGCCTCCCGCTCGCCGCCCTGCGCGAGCAGCTCGGCCGCAACCCGCTGCCGGTCGCGGGCGTACCCGCGGGCCTGACCGGTCAGCTCCTGCGCTTCGCCGCGGTCGGCGTCGCCAGCACGCTGGCCTATCTCGTGCTCTTCGCGCTGCTGCGCACCGGCATGGGCCCGCAGGGCGCCAACCTGGTCGCGCTGCTCGCGACGGCGATCGCCAACACGGCCGCCAACCGCCGGCTCACGTTCCGGGTACGCGGCACCGGCGGCGCCTGGCGGCACCAGGCCCAGGGGCTGGTCGTCTTCGCCGTGGGCCTCGGCCTGACCAGCGGCTCCCTGGCGGTCCTGCACGCCGTGACCAGCCCGCCGACCACCGTGGAGCTCGGGGTGCTGATCGCCGCCAACCTCGTGGCCACCGGCGTCCGCTTCCTGCTGATGCGCATCTGGGTCTTCCGCGCGGCCCGCACGGCGGCACCGGCACAGTCCTGA
- a CDS encoding amidohydrolase family protein: MSEAVLFRNGTVLTMDDQHTVLTGADVLVIGERIAEVGTGLTAPEGATVIDASGGIVMPGMIDTHRHMWQTAMRGYGADWTLTQYFVWYYLESGKLFRPEDVHAGNLLAAIEAIDAGVTTTVDWSHGLQTPQHADAAVDALQAVPGRFVLAYGNIQQGPWEWATSTEFRDFVNRRMSGGDDMLGFQMAFDVTGDPSFPEKAAFEVARELGVPVTTHAGVWGATNDDGIRLMHENGFMTPQTVYVHAATLTHDSYHRIAATGGSVSVSTESEQSAGQGYPPTWTLRDHGIPVSLSMDTSVWWSGDLFSAMRTTLGADRSREHMAAHGRAETVTHVHLRAEQVVDWATRGGSKALGLDSVVGSLEPGKKADVVLLKNDHSPVMTPILHPYGHVAFQAQRGDVDTVVINGRIVKRDGRLVGVDLAAARTAVERTIEHLRSTMGEEAWLKGMNPDIPETKVMDNPYTYTEWDAGSAQWKH, encoded by the coding sequence ATGTCCGAGGCAGTTCTGTTCCGCAACGGCACCGTTTTGACGATGGACGACCAGCACACCGTGCTCACCGGCGCCGACGTGCTCGTGATCGGCGAGCGCATCGCGGAGGTCGGCACCGGCCTGACCGCGCCCGAGGGGGCGACCGTGATCGACGCGTCCGGCGGCATCGTCATGCCGGGCATGATCGACACCCACCGGCACATGTGGCAGACCGCGATGCGCGGGTACGGCGCCGACTGGACGCTCACCCAGTACTTCGTCTGGTACTACCTCGAGTCCGGCAAGCTGTTCCGCCCCGAGGACGTGCACGCGGGCAACCTCCTCGCCGCCATCGAGGCCATCGACGCCGGCGTCACCACGACCGTCGACTGGTCGCACGGACTCCAGACCCCGCAGCACGCCGACGCAGCCGTGGACGCGCTGCAGGCGGTGCCGGGGCGGTTCGTGCTCGCGTACGGCAACATCCAGCAGGGCCCGTGGGAGTGGGCGACCAGCACCGAGTTCCGCGACTTCGTCAACAGGCGGATGTCCGGCGGCGACGACATGCTCGGCTTCCAGATGGCCTTCGACGTCACCGGCGACCCGTCGTTCCCCGAGAAGGCGGCGTTCGAGGTGGCGCGGGAACTGGGCGTACCGGTCACCACGCACGCCGGCGTCTGGGGCGCGACGAACGACGACGGCATCCGGCTCATGCACGAGAACGGCTTCATGACCCCGCAGACCGTGTACGTGCACGCGGCGACGCTGACCCACGACTCGTACCACCGCATCGCCGCGACCGGCGGCTCGGTGTCCGTCTCGACCGAGAGCGAGCAGAGTGCCGGCCAGGGCTATCCGCCCACCTGGACGCTGCGCGACCACGGCATCCCGGTCTCGCTGTCGATGGACACCAGCGTGTGGTGGAGCGGCGACCTGTTCTCGGCCATGCGCACGACGCTCGGCGCCGACCGCTCCCGCGAGCACATGGCGGCGCACGGCCGCGCCGAGACGGTGACCCACGTGCACCTTCGCGCCGAGCAGGTCGTCGACTGGGCCACCCGCGGCGGCAGCAAGGCGCTCGGGCTCGACTCGGTCGTCGGCAGCCTCGAGCCCGGCAAGAAGGCCGACGTCGTGCTGCTCAAGAACGACCACTCGCCGGTCATGACGCCGATCCTGCACCCGTACGGCCACGTCGCGTTCCAGGCGCAGCGCGGCGACGTCGACACCGTCGTGATCAACGGGCGGATCGTCAAGCGCGACGGCCGGCTGGTCGGCGTGGACCTCGCCGCCGCCCGTACCGCCGTGGAGCGCACGATCGAGCATCTGCGCTCCACGATGGGCGAGGAGGCGTGGCTCAAGGGCATGAACCCGGACATCCCGGAGACCAAGGTGATGGACAATCCGTACACGTACACCGAGTGGGACGCCGGCTCGGCGCAGTGGAAGCATTGA
- a CDS encoding 3-deoxy-7-phosphoheptulonate synthase, whose protein sequence is MTIPEVQRVSDHRIERVVPLMSPALLHHELPLTHELSASVLDGRRQVEAVLDGRDPRLLVVVGPCSVHDPAAAAEYADRLAAERGRLADDLLIVMRVYFEKPRSTVGWKGLINDPALDGTGDVGKGLRTARALLLQVLERDLPVAVEFLDPITPQYIADTVAWGAIGARTVESQVHRQLASGLSMPIGMKNRPDGSIATAIDAINAAAVPHVFPGIDVSGTPAIMHTTGNPDCHLVLRGGKGPNYSAEDVQASLALLRDAGLPERVVVDCSHGNSNKDHLRQPIVADDIAGQLEAGQQGIRGVMLESFLVPGRQDLGGELTYGQSVTDACMGWEPTVAVLERLATAAAKRRSSLTAAAQ, encoded by the coding sequence GTGACCATCCCCGAGGTCCAGCGGGTCAGCGACCACCGCATCGAGCGCGTCGTCCCGCTGATGAGCCCCGCCCTGCTGCACCACGAGCTGCCGCTGACCCACGAGTTGTCGGCGAGCGTGCTGGACGGCCGGCGGCAGGTGGAAGCCGTCCTGGACGGCCGAGATCCCCGCCTGCTCGTCGTGGTCGGGCCCTGCTCGGTGCACGACCCGGCGGCCGCAGCCGAGTACGCCGACCGGCTCGCCGCCGAACGCGGGCGGCTCGCCGACGACCTGCTGATCGTCATGCGGGTGTACTTCGAGAAGCCGCGGTCCACGGTCGGCTGGAAGGGCCTGATCAACGACCCCGCGCTCGACGGCACCGGGGACGTGGGCAAGGGGCTGCGGACCGCCCGGGCCCTGCTGCTGCAGGTGCTCGAACGGGACCTGCCCGTCGCCGTGGAGTTCCTCGACCCGATCACGCCGCAGTACATCGCCGACACCGTGGCGTGGGGCGCGATCGGCGCCCGTACGGTGGAATCGCAGGTGCACCGGCAGCTCGCCTCCGGCCTGTCCATGCCGATCGGCATGAAGAACCGCCCGGACGGCAGCATCGCCACCGCCATCGACGCGATCAACGCCGCCGCCGTGCCGCACGTCTTCCCCGGCATCGACGTCTCCGGCACCCCGGCGATCATGCACACCACCGGGAACCCGGACTGTCACCTCGTGCTGCGCGGTGGCAAGGGCCCCAACTACAGCGCCGAGGACGTGCAGGCGTCGCTCGCGCTGCTGCGGGACGCGGGCCTGCCCGAGCGGGTGGTGGTCGACTGCTCGCACGGCAACAGCAACAAGGACCACCTGCGCCAGCCGATCGTGGCCGACGACATCGCCGGGCAGCTGGAGGCGGGGCAGCAGGGCATCCGCGGCGTGATGCTGGAGAGCTTCCTCGTCCCGGGGCGCCAGGACCTGGGCGGGGAGCTCACGTACGGCCAGAGCGTCACCGACGCGTGCATGGGCTGGGAGCCGACCGTGGCGGTGCTGGAGCGGCTCGCCACGGCCGCCGCCAAGCGCCGTTCGAGCCTCACAGCGGCCGCACAGTAA
- a CDS encoding IclR family transcriptional regulator domain-containing protein: protein MPREAGPDFIEALARGLDVLRSFRPGRRVSTLSEIAADTGLARPTVRRILLTLAELGYVRGEERGYALTPRVLELGMAYVHSLDMWDVARPHMERLVAQTGESTSMAQLDGSDIVYVARVAVPKIVTLAVSIGTRFPAPATSMGKVLLAALDPAELDAVLAQPTRSGIDARWQPQRDELDRSLREVRAKGWALADQDLALGIRSVATGVRNGDGRVVAALNVTVHAAETCVDKLTGHHLPLLLHAAADISHDWSLRDSAPIVVRA from the coding sequence GTGCCGCGCGAAGCCGGACCCGATTTCATCGAGGCCCTCGCCCGCGGGCTGGACGTGCTGCGCAGCTTCCGGCCGGGCCGCCGGGTGTCGACGCTCAGTGAGATCGCCGCCGACACCGGGCTGGCCCGGCCCACGGTCCGCCGGATCCTGCTGACCCTCGCCGAGCTCGGGTACGTGCGCGGCGAGGAGCGCGGGTACGCCCTCACCCCGCGCGTCCTCGAGCTCGGCATGGCGTACGTGCACAGCCTCGACATGTGGGACGTGGCCCGCCCGCACATGGAACGGCTCGTCGCGCAGACCGGCGAGTCGACGTCGATGGCCCAGCTCGACGGCTCGGACATCGTGTACGTGGCGCGGGTCGCCGTACCCAAGATCGTGACCCTCGCCGTCTCCATCGGCACCCGCTTCCCGGCGCCGGCCACCTCCATGGGCAAGGTGCTGCTCGCCGCCCTGGACCCGGCCGAGCTGGACGCGGTCCTGGCGCAGCCCACCCGCTCGGGGATCGACGCGCGGTGGCAGCCGCAGCGGGACGAGCTGGACCGCTCGCTGCGCGAGGTCCGGGCCAAGGGCTGGGCGCTCGCCGACCAGGACCTCGCGCTGGGCATCCGGTCCGTCGCGACCGGCGTGCGCAACGGCGACGGCCGGGTGGTGGCGGCGCTGAACGTGACCGTGCACGCCGCCGAGACGTGTGTCGACAAGTTGACAGGCCATCATCTGCCGCTGCTCCTGCACGCGGCCGCAGACATAAGCCATGACTGGTCTTTGCGGGATTCCGCACCGATCGTCGTTCGCGCCTGA
- a CDS encoding DNA glycosylase AlkZ-like family protein, producing MDVDRRQATAYRVAALGLADRGSARPGDLAVLDLGVQEYTPGSVQVGLAARTDAALGDDRLLMVWAARGAPHLHRRRDLGRLVKALWPLSDADASARIKSAQIPEGVKLGITAFEATAAAFREVVTRSMPRGEASTEVSRRVPRELTYDCRTCRARHIAGNVWQVSGLAGGVQVEARGKDATLGPIRNAPPQPVANEGIEELIVTYLRLLGPAGPAEVAKYLGSATAEIKKGWPADGLEEVRLDGRKTWIPAGSAAALASAGPVRGVRFVPAMDALLQARDRDVLVPERARQKEVWRILGNPGVILVDGEIAGVWRAKTAGRKRVELTVTPFGTLTARSRKALEEESAVVARARDVPEATVTYT from the coding sequence ATGGACGTGGACCGCAGGCAGGCCACGGCGTACCGGGTGGCCGCGCTCGGGCTGGCGGACCGCGGCTCGGCGCGCCCGGGCGACCTGGCCGTGCTCGACCTCGGCGTGCAGGAGTACACGCCGGGTTCTGTCCAGGTCGGGCTCGCGGCGCGCACCGACGCGGCGCTCGGCGACGACCGGTTGCTGATGGTGTGGGCGGCCCGCGGAGCGCCGCACCTGCACCGGCGCCGCGACCTCGGCAGGCTCGTCAAGGCGCTGTGGCCGCTCAGCGACGCCGACGCCTCGGCCCGGATCAAGAGCGCACAGATCCCCGAGGGCGTGAAGCTGGGCATCACGGCGTTCGAGGCGACCGCCGCGGCGTTCCGCGAGGTCGTCACGAGGTCCATGCCCCGGGGCGAGGCGAGCACCGAGGTCAGCCGGCGGGTGCCACGCGAGCTGACGTACGACTGCCGCACCTGCCGCGCGCGGCACATCGCCGGCAACGTCTGGCAGGTCTCCGGCCTGGCCGGCGGCGTCCAGGTGGAGGCCCGCGGCAAGGACGCGACGCTCGGCCCGATCCGCAACGCGCCACCGCAGCCCGTCGCGAACGAGGGGATCGAGGAGCTGATCGTGACCTACCTGCGGCTCCTCGGCCCGGCCGGCCCGGCGGAGGTCGCGAAGTACCTGGGGTCCGCCACCGCCGAGATCAAGAAGGGATGGCCCGCCGACGGCCTCGAGGAGGTGCGCCTCGACGGCCGGAAGACGTGGATCCCGGCCGGCTCGGCGGCGGCGCTGGCATCGGCCGGACCGGTCCGCGGAGTGCGCTTCGTCCCGGCGATGGACGCCCTCCTGCAGGCGCGCGACCGCGACGTGCTCGTGCCCGAGCGGGCGCGGCAGAAGGAGGTGTGGCGCATTCTCGGGAACCCGGGAGTGATCCTGGTGGACGGGGAGATCGCCGGGGTGTGGCGGGCCAAGACGGCCGGCCGCAAGCGGGTGGAGCTGACCGTGACGCCGTTCGGGACGCTGACCGCCCGGAGCCGGAAGGCGCTCGAGGAGGAGTCCGCGGTGGTCGCCCGGGCCCGCGACGTGCCGGAGGCGACGGTGACCTACACCTGA
- a CDS encoding ArnT family glycosyltransferase: MTSTLPVPPTVEPGYPPAEPSAARDARWVRPALISLLLLTGVLYIWGLGASGWGNAFYSAAVQAGSQSWKAFFFGSSDAANSITVDKTPASLWVMALSVRIFGLSSWSILVPQALMGVATTGLLFATVRRWYGPAAGLIAGTVSALTPIAVLMFRFNNPDALLVLLMVAGAYATVRAIESGSTTWLLLAGAFVGFGFLTKMLQALLVVPAYALAYLVAGPPKLGKRLVQLVLAGLAVVVSAGWYIAIVELVPASMRPYIGGSQNNSLLELTLGYNGLGRLNGDEAGSVGGGGGGNGGGWGETGILRMFDAAQGGQISWLLPAALIVLVAGLVLTLRAARTDRLRAGLILWGSWLVGTTLVFSFMQGIFHAYYTVALAPAVGAVVGMGSALLWRHRRNAFAALTLAAAIGVTAWWSWHMLGWSPDFVPWLRWVVLIGGVVAALGVLASLRLPAKVALASAALALGAVLAGPAAYAVQTASEPHTGSIPSAGPATQGGFGPGGGRGGRGGPGGGFPGGGFPRGGFPGGGFPGGAPGGTGTGTGTGTGTGTPQGGFRDGGMRGGGMGGLLDAASVSDQMKALLDANADQYTWVAAAVGSQSASGYQLATQDPVMAIGGFNGSDPSPTLAQFQRYVAEKKIHYFIGGGGFGGGRGGGTGGSNAGSQIASWVAETFPSQTVDGVTIYDLTATQ, from the coding sequence ATGACCTCGACGTTGCCCGTACCGCCGACGGTGGAGCCGGGGTACCCGCCGGCCGAGCCCTCCGCGGCCCGCGACGCACGGTGGGTGCGCCCCGCGCTGATCTCGTTGCTTCTGCTCACCGGAGTTCTCTACATCTGGGGGCTGGGCGCGTCGGGCTGGGGCAACGCCTTCTACTCGGCGGCCGTCCAGGCCGGTTCGCAGAGCTGGAAGGCGTTCTTCTTCGGCTCCTCGGACGCGGCGAACTCGATCACCGTGGACAAGACGCCCGCCTCGCTGTGGGTGATGGCGCTGTCCGTCCGCATCTTCGGCCTGAGCTCGTGGAGCATCCTGGTCCCGCAGGCGCTGATGGGCGTCGCCACGACCGGCCTGCTCTTCGCCACGGTCCGCCGCTGGTACGGCCCCGCGGCCGGCCTCATCGCGGGCACGGTGTCCGCGCTGACCCCGATCGCCGTGCTGATGTTCCGGTTCAACAACCCGGACGCGCTGCTCGTGCTGCTCATGGTCGCCGGGGCGTACGCGACCGTCCGCGCGATCGAGTCCGGGTCGACGACGTGGCTGCTGCTGGCCGGGGCGTTCGTCGGCTTCGGCTTCCTCACCAAGATGCTGCAGGCGCTGCTCGTGGTGCCGGCGTACGCGCTGGCGTACCTGGTCGCCGGTCCCCCGAAGCTCGGCAAGCGCCTCGTGCAGCTGGTCCTGGCCGGGCTCGCGGTCGTCGTGTCGGCGGGCTGGTACATCGCGATCGTCGAGCTGGTGCCGGCGTCGATGCGGCCGTACATCGGCGGGTCGCAGAACAACAGCCTGCTCGAGCTGACCCTGGGCTACAACGGCCTCGGCCGGCTGAACGGTGACGAGGCCGGAAGCGTCGGCGGCGGTGGCGGCGGGAACGGCGGCGGCTGGGGCGAGACCGGCATCCTGCGCATGTTCGACGCCGCCCAGGGCGGTCAGATCTCCTGGCTGCTGCCCGCCGCGCTGATCGTCCTGGTCGCGGGCCTCGTGCTCACGCTGCGGGCGGCGCGTACGGACCGGCTGCGGGCCGGGCTGATCCTGTGGGGCAGCTGGCTCGTGGGCACCACGCTGGTCTTCAGCTTCATGCAGGGCATCTTCCACGCGTACTACACAGTGGCGCTGGCGCCGGCCGTCGGTGCCGTGGTGGGCATGGGCTCGGCCTTGCTGTGGCGGCACCGGCGCAACGCTTTCGCCGCGCTGACGCTGGCCGCGGCGATCGGCGTGACCGCGTGGTGGTCGTGGCACATGCTCGGCTGGAGCCCGGACTTCGTGCCGTGGCTGCGCTGGGTCGTGCTGATCGGCGGCGTCGTGGCGGCCCTCGGGGTGCTCGCCTCGCTGCGGCTGCCCGCGAAGGTGGCCCTGGCCAGTGCGGCGCTCGCACTGGGCGCGGTGCTCGCCGGCCCGGCGGCGTATGCGGTGCAGACGGCGTCCGAGCCGCACACCGGGTCGATCCCTTCGGCGGGCCCGGCGACGCAGGGCGGTTTCGGCCCGGGCGGCGGGCGTGGTGGCCGCGGGGGGCCGGGCGGCGGCTTCCCCGGCGGGGGATTCCCGCGCGGCGGGTTCCCGGGTGGCGGGTTCCCGGGTGGCGCTCCCGGCGGAACCGGCACCGGCACCGGAACGGGCACCGGCACCGGAACGCCGCAGGGCGGCTTCCGTGACGGCGGGATGCGCGGCGGCGGCATGGGTGGCCTGCTCGATGCGGCCAGCGTCAGCGATCAGATGAAGGCACTGCTCGACGCGAACGCCGACCAGTACACCTGGGTCGCCGCGGCGGTCGGCTCGCAGAGCGCCTCGGGCTACCAGCTCGCGACGCAGGACCCGGTCATGGCGATCGGCGGCTTCAACGGCAGCGACCCGTCGCCCACCCTCGCCCAGTTCCAGCGGTACGTGGCCGAGAAGAAGATCCACTACTTCATCGGCGGGGGCGGCTTCGGCGGCGGCCGTGGCGGCGGCACCGGCGGCAGCAACGCCGGCTCCCAGATCGCCTCGTGGGTCGCCGAGACGTTCCCGTCACAGACGGTCGACGGCGTCACCATCTACGACCTGACCGCCACCCAGTGA
- a CDS encoding DUF3040 domain-containing protein, which translates to MLSKEDSRRLAQLERQLRREDPDFCSRMAGGRPARRHVPLSLILAATVVWAAALILAVVGWWAAAIVAGVWALVIMVAIGYRCRPGSGADSPDALPPAW; encoded by the coding sequence ATGCTCAGCAAGGAAGACAGCCGCCGGCTGGCCCAGCTGGAACGACAGCTGCGCCGTGAGGACCCCGACTTCTGCTCCCGCATGGCCGGTGGCCGCCCGGCCCGCCGGCACGTACCGCTGTCGCTGATCCTCGCCGCCACCGTCGTGTGGGCGGCCGCCCTGATCCTCGCCGTCGTGGGCTGGTGGGCGGCGGCGATCGTGGCCGGCGTCTGGGCCCTGGTCATCATGGTCGCGATCGGCTACCGCTGCCGCCCCGGGTCCGGCGCCGACAGCCCCGACGCGCTGCCGCCGGCCTGGTGA
- a CDS encoding GNAT family N-acetyltransferase: MTTPGRLPYPVTLSGDGITLREWRDDDLDELVAMLDEPDIARWTPMPSPFDTEAGIAYLKRARQGRVSGQRIQLVITTDGVKPLGEVLLFGVDAGLREAELGYLVGAQHRRRGLAAGALSLLSAYARSTLKLNRLLLRIDPGNTASTAVARRCGYRLTGEPPILQEGPYGPSSLDTWELVSVGGGSRMERLRNVASRRYGRRG, translated from the coding sequence ATGACGACCCCCGGCCGCCTGCCGTACCCCGTCACCCTCTCCGGGGACGGCATCACCTTGCGCGAGTGGCGGGACGACGACCTCGACGAGCTGGTCGCCATGCTCGACGAGCCCGACATCGCCCGGTGGACCCCGATGCCGTCGCCGTTCGACACCGAGGCCGGCATCGCGTACCTGAAACGTGCCCGGCAGGGCCGCGTCAGCGGTCAGCGCATCCAGCTCGTGATCACCACGGACGGCGTGAAACCGCTGGGCGAGGTGCTGCTCTTCGGCGTCGACGCCGGCCTGCGCGAGGCCGAGCTGGGATACCTGGTGGGCGCTCAGCACCGCCGGCGCGGGCTCGCCGCCGGGGCGCTCTCCCTGCTCTCCGCGTACGCCCGCAGCACGCTGAAGCTGAACCGGCTGCTGCTGCGCATCGACCCGGGGAACACGGCGAGCACCGCCGTGGCGCGCCGCTGCGGGTACCGCCTCACCGGCGAGCCGCCCATCCTGCAGGAGGGCCCGTACGGCCCCAGCAGCCTCGACACGTGGGAGCTGGTCTCGGTCGGCGGGGGAAGCCGGATGGAGCGGCTGAGAAATGTCGCCTCCCGGCGGTACGGTCGTCGCGGCTGA
- a CDS encoding CaiB/BaiF CoA transferase family protein, which produces MGALDGLLVADFSRILAGPYATMLLADLGATVVKVEGPGGDDTRTWMPPVRDDVSTYYLGINRNKRSIALDLKNPEDLEVAQRLAGRADVMIENFRPGGLQRFGLDYDTVAAANRKIVYASISGFGTGAGANYPGYDLMVQAISGLMSLTGDPDGPPYRAGISVFDVMAGLHANIGILAALHHRAASGAGQHVEVNLLSSALSGLVNHSSGYVAGGTVPFRMGNAHPSLFPYEPLPTSDGELIVIAGNDGQFRKLCQVLDLPELPDDPRFGRNQDRTANREQLRPILVERLTKRTKDEWFRDLLAAGVPCAPINTIDGGVALAGELGLDPVVVTGDVPGVRNPITFSDTPAGYRLPPPGLDEHGEEIRAWLMQD; this is translated from the coding sequence ATGGGCGCACTGGACGGACTGCTCGTCGCGGACTTCTCCCGGATCCTCGCCGGGCCGTACGCGACGATGCTGCTGGCCGACCTCGGTGCCACGGTGGTCAAGGTGGAGGGTCCCGGCGGCGACGACACCCGGACGTGGATGCCACCGGTCCGCGACGACGTGTCCACGTACTACCTGGGCATCAACCGCAACAAGCGCTCGATCGCCCTGGACCTCAAGAACCCGGAGGACCTCGAGGTCGCGCAGCGCCTGGCCGGGCGCGCGGACGTGATGATCGAGAACTTCCGGCCGGGCGGCCTCCAGCGCTTCGGGCTGGACTACGACACGGTCGCGGCCGCGAACCGCAAGATCGTGTACGCGTCGATCAGCGGCTTCGGCACCGGCGCCGGCGCGAACTACCCCGGCTACGACCTGATGGTGCAGGCGATCTCCGGCTTGATGAGCCTCACCGGGGACCCGGACGGGCCGCCGTACCGGGCCGGCATCTCAGTCTTCGACGTCATGGCCGGGCTGCACGCGAACATCGGCATCCTCGCCGCCCTGCACCATCGGGCGGCCTCCGGCGCCGGCCAGCACGTCGAGGTCAACCTGCTGTCCTCCGCGCTGTCCGGGCTGGTCAACCACTCCAGCGGCTACGTCGCGGGCGGCACGGTCCCGTTCCGGATGGGCAACGCGCACCCGAGCCTGTTCCCGTACGAGCCGCTGCCGACCTCGGACGGCGAGCTGATCGTCATCGCGGGCAACGACGGGCAGTTCCGCAAGCTGTGCCAGGTGCTCGACCTGCCCGAGCTTCCTGACGACCCGCGCTTCGGACGCAACCAGGATCGCACCGCCAACCGAGAACAGCTGCGCCCGATCCTCGTCGAGCGGCTCACCAAGCGCACCAAGGACGAGTGGTTCCGCGACCTGCTCGCCGCCGGGGTGCCCTGCGCCCCGATCAACACGATCGACGGCGGCGTCGCGCTGGCCGGGGAGCTCGGCCTGGACCCGGTGGTCGTCACCGGCGACGTGCCGGGCGTGCGCAACCCGATCACGTTCTCGGACACCCCGGCGGGCTACCGACTGCCGCCGCCCGGCCTGGACGAACACGGTGAGGAGATCCGCGCGTGGCTGATGCAGGACTGA